The Leishmania mexicana MHOM/GT/2001/U1103 complete genome, chromosome 32 genome has a window encoding:
- a CDS encoding putative heat shock protein, protein MGFKTETRQLLDIVACSLYSDKEVFIRELVSNASDALEKRHLLELSNPEYAREPDDEAPLIALSCNQSKSRFIIRDTGVGMTREELTANLGTIAGSGSKAFVHELQSSGKSAAEKIIGQFGVGFYACFMVAKNVKVYSRSAKKDSKGYLWESEGTGTFKVTECEGVEKGTKIVLDVKDTELSFCTPQVVERVLKKYSNFVSYEITLNGGKVNTVEALWMKDKNDVTNEEHIDFYKFISGSYDSPMFRLHYSIDAPMSVRALLYVPQSHTEKYGGGRMEAGVNLYSRRVLIQSKAKGLLPDWLRFIKGAVDSESIPLNVSREHTQDGGMMRRLSTILTKRIIRWIEEESKRDRSKYERFIQEYGPFLKEGVCTDQVHKMELAKLLRFQTTKSDIDYPYVSLDNYRDRMQPNQSHIYYLNLPSKEMALQSPYYEQYKEHDLEVLICTEPIDDFVMQHLDTYAKHKLQNIEMFDANLDGYVQHKKKLEGDKNDDVAVKKQLNDVQVKALSDFISKRLVGRVGVVKSTDRLRDSPAVLADHEAAQMRKIYRMTGQAAGPPPKYNLHFNPQHPLIRKLYTLAQSEANEDVETAGLLTEQIFDNAIIAAGLLEDPRSIVTRLNTIMSRMVEKVPEPSADK, encoded by the coding sequence ATGGGTTTCAAGACGGAGAcccgccagctgctggacATCGTCGCATGCAGCCTGTACAGCGACAAGGAGGTGTTCATCCGCGAGTTGGTATCCAACGCCAGCGACGCTCTGGAGAAGCGCCACCTGCTGGAGCTCAGCAACCCTGAGTACGCCCGCGAGCCGGATGACGAGGCCCCGCTGATTGCCCTCTCCTGCAACCAAAGCAAGAGTCGCTTCATCATCCGCGATACCGGTGTCGGCATGACCCGAGAGGAGCTGACAGCGAACCTGGGCACGATTGCGGGCTCCGGCTCGAAGGCGTTCGTGCACGAGCTccagagcagcggcaagtCGGCGGCCGAGAAGATTATCGGCCAGTTCGGTGTTGGCTTCTACGCATGCTTCATGGTGGCCAAGAACGTCAAGGTCTACAGTCGTAGTGCCAAGAAGGACTCGAAGGGCTACCTGTGGGAGTCGGAGGGCACCGGCACCTTCAAAGTGACGGAGTGCGAGGGGGTCGAGAAGGGTACCAAGATTGTGCTGGATGTGAAGGACACGGAGCTATCCTTCTGCACCCCGCAGGTGGTGGAGCGGGTGCTGAAGAAGTACAGCAACTTTGTCTCCTACGAGATCACCCTCAACGGCGGCAAGGTAAACACTGTCGAGGCGCTCTGGATGAAGGACAAGAACGACGTCACCAACGAGGAGCACATCGACTTTTACAAGTTTATCTCCGGCTCCTACGACAGCCCCATGTTCCGCCTTCACTACTCTATCGATGCCCCGATGAGCGTGCGGGCGTTGCTGTATGTGCCGCAGTCGCACACGGAGAAGTACGGCGGAGGTCGCATGGAGGCGGGTGTGAACTTGTACTCTCGCCGCGTACTGATCCAGTCCAAGGCGAAGGGGCTGCTGCCGGACTGGCTGCGCTTCATCAAGGGTGCCGTGGACAGCGAGTCGATCCCGCTAAATGTGTCGcgcgagcacacgcaggaCGGCGGTATGATGCGCCGGCTGAGCACGATCCTGACGAAGCGGATTATTCGCTGGatcgaggaagagagcaagCGTGACCGCAGCAAGTACGAGCGCTTCATTCAGGAGTATGGGCCCTTCCTGAAggagggcgtgtgcacggacCAGGTGCACAAGATGGAGCTCGCGAAGCTCCTGCGCTTCCAGACGACGAAGTCCGACATCGACTACCCCTACGTCTCCCTGGACAACTACCGCGACCGCATGCAGCCGAATCAGTCCCATATTTACTACCTGAACTTGCCCAGCAAGGAGatggcgctgcagtcgccgTACTACGAGCAGTACAAGGAGCACGACCTTGAGGTGCTCATCTGCACCGAGCCGATTGACGACTTTGTCATGCAGCACCTCGACACCTACGCGAAGCACAAGCTACAGAACATCGAGATGTTCGATGCCAACCTGGACGGCTACGTGCAGCACAAGAAGAAGCTCGAGGGGGACAAGAACGATGACGTGGCCGTGAAGAAGCAGCTGAATGATGTCCAGGTCAAGGCACTCTCCGACTTCATCTCGAAGCGCCTCGTCGGTCGCGTTGGCGTTGTCAAGTCGACGGACCGCTTGCGCGACAGCCCTGCCGTGCTTGCGGACCACGAGGCGGCACAGATGCGCAAGATCTACCGTATGACGGGTCAGGCTGCTGGTCCGCCGCCGAAGTACAACCTTCACTTCAACCCTCAGCACCCTCTCATCCGCAAGCTGTACACGCTGGCGCAGTCGGAGGCGAACGAGGATGTGGAGACGGCTGGCCTGTTGACGGAGCAGATCTTTGACAACGCTATCATCGCCGCTGGACTTCTCGAGGACCCGCGCAGCATCGTGACGCGCCTCAACACCATCATGTCGCGCATGGTCGAGAAGGTGCCGGAGCCGTCGGCGGACAAGTGA
- a CDS encoding putative Golgi reassembly stacking protein (GRASP homologue): MGQDHSRAKGGQPGQAAAGGADCSLSPGTASAAPLAASVSLAGVEGFQVVRLLPYSPAHKAGLIPFFDIITALDKILLDSEGMPALSFFKSYVANHRDQSICFTTFNLYSRTYRDVYCVPSDEWGGGGLLGCSIEWTRADACPERCMHIVDVLEGSPAACSTELQANRDYIIGMQTVQETLITLIKSQKDFYSRLEGWHEEQRWALERKHLFPNERVEVPHVLLFLVYNSESNTVEEVEVEMGTNPDAAVGISVATGLLHIIPSVATSARPAAGTSLPVMSKFASVGHSVVMRTRAQQPEHQPLQDVSLTPPVGASPRPQEQAQESTGSSQQPPCLPSSQEAHACYAVTGSPEVHMMSNPHEPPMNSYPQPCPPWPPLQQQSTEAALYPMPPVASFNVAPPPRDGAAGGTAAAPAQTGQKPFNPFANEASPDFDVLEGAPLAQQDVMAAEGHLGQHATTMEQSYSSSYTPLLSKPPPLSASPLTQMNGSHNHAASPPSYSEPLPPPPPQQLHRTTMLTFSSQRMPPPLHFPVFPGAAAARRTPA, encoded by the coding sequence ATGGGCCAGGACCATAGCCGCGCAAAAGGCGGTCAGCCTGGGCAggctgcagcaggtggcgcagACTGCAGTCTGTCTCCCGGCACCGCCTCGGCTGCGCCTTTGGCGGCCTCTGTCTCACTTGCTGGCGTCGAGGGCTTCCAGGTGGTGCGACTGCTGCCGTACAGTCCTGCTCACAAGGCTGGTCTCATCCCCTTCTTTGACATTATCACTGCTCTTGACAAGATTCTTCTCGACTCAGAGGGGATGCCGGCGCTGTCGTTCTTTAAGAGCTACGTGGCGAACCACCGCGACCAGTCCATCTGCTTCACTACTTTCAATCTGTACAGCCGTACGTATCGCGACGTCTACTGTGTCCCATCGGACGAatggggcggtggtggcctgCTCGGGTGCAGCATCGAATGGACACGCGCGGACGCCTGCCCAGAGCGTTGCATGCACATTGTCGACGTGCTGGAGGGCAGCCCTGCCGCGTGCTCCACAGAGCTGCAGGCAAATCGGGATTACATTATCGGCATGCAGACTGTCCAGGAGACGCTCATCACACTCATAAAGAGTCAGAAGGATTTCTACAGCCGACTGGAGGGATGgcacgaggagcagcgctggGCGCTGGAGCGGAAGCATCTCTTCCCAAATGAGAGGGTGGAGGTGCCGCAtgtgctgctcttcctcGTGTACAATAGTGAGAGCAACACTGttgaggaggtggaggtggaaaTGGGTACAAACCCAGATGCAGCGGTAGGCATCAGCGTCGCCACGGGCCTACTGCACATCATCCCCTCAgtcgccacctccgcccgCCCTGCCGCCGGGACTTCGCTGCCAGTCATGAGCAAATTCGCCTCTGTCGGGCACAGCGTTGTGATGCGGACCAGAGCGCAACAGCCGGAGCACCAGCCTCTGCAAGACGTTTCTCTCACCCCACCTGTGGGGGCCTCACCTCGACCGCAAGAGCAGGCTCAGGAGTCAACGGGCTcttcgcagcagccaccatGCTTGCCTTCGTCGCAGgaggcgcatgcgtgctACGCTGTCACTGGCTCGCCGGAAGTGCACATGATGAGTAACCCGCATGAGCCACCGATGAACTCCTATCCGCAACCGTGCccgccatggccgccgctgcagcagcaatCAACGGAGGCAGCCCTCTACCCAATGCCGCCGGTGGCCTCCTTCAACGTagccccgccgccgcgtgaTGGTGCGGCAGGGggaaccgccgccgctcccgcaCAAACGGGGCAGAAGCCGTTCAACCCTTTTGCGAACGAGGCGTCGCCGGACTTTGACGTGCTGGAGGGTGCACCGCTGGCACAGCAGGACGTGATGGCGGCCGAGGGCCACCTGGGGCAACATGCAACCACGATGGAGCAGTCGTACTCATCGTCGTACACGCCACTACTGTCCAAGCCCCCTCCGCTTTCAGCGAGTCCTCTCACCCAGATGAACGGCTCTCACAACCacgccgcctctccgccaTCGTATTCTGAGCCGctgcctccaccaccaccacagcagctgcacaggaCAACTATGCTCACGTTCTCCAGTCAACGCATGCCCCCTCCACTGCACTTTCCGGTGTTCCCtggtgcagccgcagcgaggAGAACTCCTGCGTAG
- a CDS encoding putative GTPase protein, whose translation MGSHSKKSGKGGGGAHARQARQRQQGPVKVLKKDLGVPDLKDVAQRLTQTAQRRTHSVLSIPHMHGAEEAGGSRPSNSGVSGGGLRLANLMRGGGAFGKGSVCSPIRGKALQQVAQSAEDAGKAESTLADRRREMLTLALRTSEKVHDYEAPMQLFRQDGASEGYAEEDNVWVEDMTRRGQDRSLQRFFKEFHRVVENCDVLLQVLDARDPLGCRLTQLEKNIRSTYGEERKKIVVVLNKVDLLPSKEVLDAWINYFEQQEQLMCIPFAANAKGSLGQTYVTNMFRRLRSLARSGETGERKAIVVGVIGYPNVGKSSIINALKRKHVVGVGNMPGFTTGNTEVELRSDIRVMDCPGVVSPGEDSGDVVLRNAIRVSELVNPFLPVQRLLQRCTAVQQADDHDNTDVTAHQALRNSGLHPLALFYGISQFRENDVMDFIEQVGMRRGRLTRGGQVDEESTARMILTDWNDGRIPYYTYPPAVDELFLRSDDAYRAVNSSGCLSGGAEESSTQAELVSAKARGVTLDGLPTFHLHMNLIEQQQHTKKRWKQSDAPYDDPDGDDGDETL comes from the coding sequence ATGGGTAGTCACTCCAAAAAAAGCGGcaaaggcggtggcggcgcgcatgcgcggcaggcccggcagcggcagcagggtCCGGTAAAGGTGCTCAAGAAGGACCTTGGCGTACCTGACCTGAAGgacgtggcgcagcgcctgaCGCAAACGGCACAACGTCGCACGCACAGCGTCTTGAGCATTCCGCACATGCACGGTGCCGAGGAGGCAGGTGGGTCTCGGCCAAGTAACAGCGGCGTAAGCGGCGGAGGCCTTCGCCTCGCCAACCTcatgcgcggcggtggcgccttcGGGAAGGGCAGCGTCTGCTCTCCGATTCGCGGCAAGGCCCTGCAGCAGGTCGCTCAGAGCGCAGAGGACGCCGGTAAAGCCGAGTCGACCTTGGCGGACCGCCGTCGCGAGATGCTGACGCTGGCGCTTCGCACCTCCGAGAAAGTGCATGACTACGAGGCCCCAATGCAGCTGTTTCGCCAGGACGGCGCCAGCGAGGGCtacgcggaggaggacaacGTGTGGGTGGAGGATATGACGCGCCGCGGGCAGGATCGCTCGCTGCAGCGTTTCTTCAAAGAGTTCCATCGCGTCGTTGAGAATTGCGATGTACTATTGCAGGTGCTGGATGCCCGCGACCCGCTTGGCTGCCGACTTacgcagctggagaagaacATCCGCTCAACCTACGGCGAAGAGCGGAAGAAGATAGTTGTGGTGCTGAACAAGGTGGACTTGCTGCCGTcgaaggaggtgctggaTGCGTGGATCAACTACTTTGAGCAACAGGAGCAGCTCATGTGCATTCCGTTTGCAGCCAACGCCAAAGGTTCACTGGGGCAAACGTACGTCACGAACATGTttcggcggctgcgctcacttgcccgcagcggcgagacGGGCGAGCGCAAAGCTATCGTTGTTGGCGTGATTGGATACCCGAACGTTGGGAAGAGCTCCATCATTAACGCGCTAAAGCGCAAGCACGTTGTCGGCGTCGGCAACATGCCCGGGTTCACGACGGGCAACACCGAGGTGGAGCTGCGGTCTGACATCCGCGTGATGGACTGCCCCGGCGTGGTCAGCCCCGGCgaggacagcggcgacgtggTTCTGCGCAACGCCATTCGGGTTAGCGAGCTGGTAAATCCGTTCTTGCCAGTGCAGCGactcctgcagcgctgcacggcggtgcagcaggctGATGACCACGACAACACCGACGTCACCGCCCACCAGGCGTTGCGCAACAGTGGGCTGCACCCATTGGCTCTGTTCTACGGCATTAGCCAGTTCCGCGAGAACGACGTGATGGACTTCATTGAACAAGTCGGGATGCGTCGCGGACGACTCACACGCGGTGGCCAGGTGGACGAGGAGTCGACGGCGCGCATGATCCTTACAGACTGGAACGATGGCCGCATTCCGTACTACACATATCCACCTGCTGTAGACGAGCTTTTCctgcgcagcgacgacgcctACCGCGCCGtcaacagcagcggctgcctcAGTGGTGGCGCTGAGGAGAGTAGTacgcaggcggagctggtgTCGGCAAAGGCGCGCGGCGTGACGCTGGACGGACTGCCCACGTTTCACCTTCACATGAATCTgatcgagcagcagcagcacacaaaGAAGCGGTGGAAGCAGAGCGACGCACCCTATGATGACCctgacggcgacgatgggGACGAGACTCTCTAA